From the genome of Candidatus Omnitrophota bacterium, one region includes:
- a CDS encoding glycosyltransferase family 4 protein translates to MNILLLANHFNTGGISSYILTLAKGLKKLGHNIYVASGSGELVSALEQERFGYIRVPLKTKAELSINVLVSFFKLFPEIKKKNIQIIHANTRVTQVLACLLSRFSGKPFVSTCHGFFKKRLLRRIFPCWGVCVIAVSSQVKDHLVQDFNVPEDNIELIANGIDIAKFSFQLSTVNCQQKIKFGLGEGPVVGIVARLSEVKGHVYLIRAMQRVVEKFPQAKLLIAGEGKIKTSLERLVQQLGIAKSVFFVPNVKDTRDVLSVMDIFVLSSLQEGLGLSLMEAMCMGKAVIGSSVGGIKTLICHGENGLLVAAADVSGLSAAIIRLLEDKRERELLGVNAREFICANFSQSKMALQTERVYKECVNS, encoded by the coding sequence ATGAATATCTTACTTTTAGCCAATCACTTTAATACCGGAGGCATTTCAAGCTACATCTTGACACTTGCCAAGGGTTTAAAGAAATTAGGCCATAATATTTATGTTGCTTCCGGTAGCGGAGAGCTTGTTTCGGCTCTTGAGCAAGAAAGATTCGGTTATATCCGTGTTCCGCTTAAGACTAAAGCCGAATTAAGCATTAATGTTTTGGTTAGTTTTTTTAAGCTTTTTCCGGAAATAAAAAAGAAAAATATCCAGATTATTCATGCCAATACGCGGGTAACACAAGTCTTGGCGTGTTTATTAAGCCGGTTTTCAGGAAAGCCATTTGTTTCTACCTGCCACGGGTTTTTCAAGAAGAGATTGTTGCGCCGGATATTCCCTTGCTGGGGTGTTTGTGTTATTGCTGTAAGCAGTCAAGTAAAAGATCATCTTGTGCAAGATTTTAATGTTCCCGAGGACAATATTGAACTTATCGCCAACGGTATCGATATAGCTAAGTTTAGCTTTCAGCTGTCAACTGTTAACTGTCAGCAAAAAATAAAATTCGGACTTGGGGAAGGCCCGGTAGTAGGGATTGTGGCAAGATTATCTGAAGTTAAGGGCCATGTCTATCTTATCCGGGCGATGCAGAGGGTTGTAGAGAAATTCCCCCAGGCGAAGCTGCTTATCGCAGGAGAGGGAAAGATAAAAACAAGCCTTGAGAGGCTGGTTCAACAGCTGGGAATAGCTAAAAGCGTATTTTTTGTTCCCAATGTTAAAGACACAAGAGATGTCTTATCGGTGATGGATATATTTGTGCTTTCTTCTTTGCAGGAGGGATTAGGCCTAAGCCTGATGGAGGCGATGTGTATGGGCAAGGCGGTTATTGGTTCTTCCGTAGGAGGCATTAAGACCCTGATCTGCCATGGGGAAAACGGTTTATTGGTGGCTGCGGCAGACGTCAGCGGCTTGTCGGCTGCGATTATTCGCCTTCTCGAGGACAAAAGAGAAAGAGAATTGCTGGGGGTAAACGCGCGCGAATTCATCTGCGCTAACTTTTCGCAGAGTAAAATGGCGCTTCAAACAGAAAGGGTTTATAAAGAATGCGTAAATTCCTGA
- a CDS encoding polysaccharide deacetylase family protein gives MRKFLITICVLFIFIGGLILGLGMFFKDKYAPVVLMYHMVYPQAESRYKAAIRDVTFAAQMRFLHKHQYKVVTLQALTELIKRKEKIPAKTIAITFDDGYNDNLHYAFPILKKYNFPVTIFIIVDEAGVNPQKLNWRQIKLMQDSGLVTFGSHCLGTEPLTNLQPFEQKRQIVESKRILENRLGAQVKFFSYPEGKFTAPIRQMVIDAGYAAAVATTPGVNYPNDDIFAIKRVRVSEVKFRDLSFAIKLTGLYNYIVESRKDKKQRKHAR, from the coding sequence ATGCGTAAATTCCTGATTACGATTTGTGTTTTATTTATTTTTATCGGCGGGTTAATTCTTGGTTTAGGGATGTTCTTTAAGGATAAATACGCGCCGGTTGTGCTTATGTATCATATGGTCTATCCTCAAGCGGAAAGCCGCTATAAGGCAGCGATCAGAGATGTTACCTTTGCCGCCCAGATGCGTTTTTTGCATAAGCATCAATATAAAGTTGTAACCCTTCAGGCTTTGACAGAGTTAATTAAGCGTAAAGAGAAAATACCAGCTAAGACAATAGCTATTACTTTTGACGACGGATATAATGATAATCTGCATTACGCGTTTCCCATCTTGAAGAAATACAATTTTCCGGTAACTATATTTATTATTGTGGATGAGGCGGGGGTAAATCCGCAAAAGCTTAACTGGAGGCAGATTAAGCTTATGCAAGATTCAGGGCTTGTTACTTTTGGCAGCCACTGCCTCGGCACAGAGCCTTTGACAAACCTTCAGCCTTTTGAGCAAAAAAGGCAGATCGTTGAATCCAAGAGAATATTGGAGAATAGATTAGGCGCACAGGTGAAATTCTTCAGTTATCCCGAAGGAAAGTTTACTGCGCCTATCCGACAAATGGTAATTGACGCCGGTTACGCCGCAGCAGTTGCCACTACCCCGGGAGTAAATTATCCTAATGATGATATCTTCGCCATAAAACGCGTCCGGGTTTCAGAGGTTAAGTTCAGGGATTTATCTTTTGCCATTAAGCTTACCGGATTATATAACTATATCGTGGAATCGCGCAAAGACAAAAAACAAAGAAAGCATGCCAGATAG
- the waaF gene encoding lipopolysaccharide heptosyltransferase II: MPDRILVFNVNWLGDVLFSTASIRNLRRNYPKSFIACVIPSRCYPVLKGNPNLDQIIIYDEQDRHKSLLAKISFIKTLAGKRFDMGILLHGSLTRALILRLAGIKQIIGYNTKHRGFLLDKKIPLPKKDSLHRIDYYLNILEKSGLRVEDRFLEFFINDEDEIFVADFLKRNSLNSDDLIVGLNPAGNWLLKRWPKQYWAGLADRLINDYNAKVVITGSPDDLKLAGEIGKLMIGRPVVSCGMNLKQSAALFKKLNLFISADSGPLHIANAVGAKKIIALFGPTDINITGPFPLNNVVVLQKDSGCKIPCYDLDCSDNRCMRAITPEDVLRECKKIL; encoded by the coding sequence ATGCCAGATAGAATATTGGTATTTAACGTAAATTGGCTGGGGGATGTGCTTTTTTCTACTGCCTCTATCCGTAATTTAAGGCGTAATTACCCCAAAAGTTTTATCGCTTGCGTTATCCCAAGCCGCTGTTATCCGGTGTTAAAGGGTAACCCAAATTTAGACCAGATTATTATCTATGACGAGCAAGACCGGCATAAAAGTTTGCTTGCCAAGATTTCCTTTATAAAAACGCTTGCCGGCAAGAGATTTGATATGGGTATTCTTTTGCACGGCTCATTAACAAGGGCTTTGATCTTAAGGTTAGCCGGAATTAAGCAAATAATCGGCTATAATACCAAACACCGCGGGTTTCTTCTTGATAAAAAGATTCCCTTGCCTAAGAAAGATTCATTGCACCGGATTGATTATTACCTGAATATTCTTGAAAAGTCAGGCTTAAGGGTAGAGGATAGGTTTCTGGAATTTTTTATAAACGATGAAGACGAAATTTTTGTTGCAGATTTTCTCAAGCGCAATTCTCTAAACTCGGATGACCTTATAGTGGGGCTTAACCCCGCAGGCAACTGGCTTTTAAAGCGCTGGCCTAAGCAATATTGGGCAGGCTTAGCCGACAGGTTAATCAATGATTATAACGCTAAAGTAGTTATTACCGGCAGCCCTGATGACCTTAAGCTTGCTGGCGAAATAGGCAAACTTATGATAGGCAGGCCTGTTGTGTCTTGCGGGATGAATTTAAAACAATCCGCCGCGCTTTTTAAGAAATTAAATTTATTTATTTCTGCTGATAGCGGCCCCTTGCACATTGCTAACGCCGTAGGCGCCAAGAAAATTATCGCGCTTTTTGGGCCGACTGATATTAATATTACCGGCCCGTTTCCGTTAAACAATGTAGTTGTTCTTCAGAAAGATTCTGGGTGCAAAATTCCCTGTTATGATTTGGATTGTAGCGATAACCGCTGTATGCGCGCAATAACCCCGGAGGATGTTTTAAGAGAATGCAAAAAGATACTATAA
- the waaF gene encoding lipopolysaccharide heptosyltransferase II encodes MQKDTIKKILFISLSNIGDVVLTLPVLDVLRHNFPSAKITAICSPRPGEILSKSPAVDEFIPYNKHAKLKEKIKLFFTLSRARFDLVVDLRNSVFGLFLPARYSVSPFLTLFASKNLHRREKHLGLLKKLMPQLDYNAPACSMPLAKASSEDKVIVICPGARSHIKRWSEDKFSVLIGDLAKEFKMRIVLVGDKQDIPIGEKIVSCCKCEITNLIGKTDFNQLASLMRQAAFVITNDSACLHFASYLDAPTVAIFGPTDENKYGAWSSLSRTVKKDVFCRPCEKAQCQFGTIQCMKIIQPEDVLRQVREILNSEFRIQNSEQTQQRCQYKRILVCRTDRIGDVLLSTPVIMNLRAAFAQSYIAMLACEPLKQVLELNPCLDEVIIYDKDKKHKDFKGTRELAKQLRQKNFDLAIVLHPVNRVHIALFLAGIKKRLGYNRKLGFLLTDKLKHTKQLGEKHELEYNLDLLRYLGMEDLDKKLFMPLSEESEAKIERLIVNEGIYKGERYIVVHPGASCPSKIWPVENFASVAEELAAKHKFKVVIVSGEKDASLGREIKDMMQLRAINLCGRLNLLELASLLKRASLFISNDSGPVHIACAVGTPVISIFGRNQPGLGPKRWGPLGEKNAYLHNPPDDCAVCLAHNCKKGFACLKAITVRDVVALAEKLINLQ; translated from the coding sequence ATGCAAAAAGATACTATAAAGAAAATTTTATTTATAAGTTTAAGCAATATCGGAGATGTGGTTTTAACACTTCCGGTTTTGGATGTCCTGCGCCATAATTTTCCAAGTGCCAAGATTACCGCTATCTGCTCGCCTCGTCCGGGAGAGATTTTATCGAAAAGCCCCGCGGTAGATGAATTTATTCCCTATAATAAGCATGCCAAGTTAAAAGAAAAGATAAAATTATTTTTTACCTTAAGCCGGGCGCGTTTTGATCTTGTCGTAGACTTAAGAAACAGCGTCTTTGGATTATTCTTGCCGGCGCGCTACAGCGTGTCGCCTTTTTTAACGCTTTTTGCCAGTAAAAATCTGCACCGCAGGGAAAAGCATCTTGGGCTTTTGAAGAAATTAATGCCGCAGTTGGATTATAACGCGCCAGCCTGTTCTATGCCTTTGGCTAAGGCATCTTCAGAGGATAAGGTGATTGTTATCTGCCCGGGAGCACGAAGCCATATTAAGCGTTGGAGTGAAGATAAATTTAGCGTTCTTATCGGGGATTTAGCCAAAGAATTTAAGATGCGCATTGTTTTAGTCGGAGATAAGCAGGATATCCCGATAGGCGAGAAGATTGTTTCTTGCTGTAAATGCGAGATCACTAATCTTATCGGGAAAACCGATTTTAATCAATTGGCATCTTTAATGCGTCAAGCCGCTTTTGTAATTACTAATGACAGCGCTTGTTTGCATTTTGCAAGTTATTTAGACGCTCCTACAGTAGCAATCTTCGGGCCGACCGATGAAAATAAATACGGGGCATGGTCAAGTTTATCAAGAACAGTTAAAAAAGATGTTTTCTGCCGGCCCTGTGAAAAAGCGCAGTGTCAATTCGGCACGATACAATGCATGAAAATAATCCAGCCGGAAGACGTGTTAAGGCAGGTCAGGGAAATCTTGAATTCAGAATTCAGAATTCAGAATTCTGAACAAACGCAACAACGATGCCAATACAAAAGAATATTGGTTTGCAGGACGGATAGGATTGGGGATGTTTTGCTTTCTACGCCAGTAATCATGAATTTACGAGCTGCGTTTGCGCAAAGTTATATCGCGATGTTAGCCTGCGAGCCGCTTAAGCAGGTATTAGAGCTTAATCCGTGTCTTGATGAAGTGATTATTTATGACAAAGATAAAAAGCATAAAGATTTCAAAGGCACCCGGGAACTTGCTAAGCAGTTGCGCCAAAAGAATTTTGATTTGGCAATCGTGCTGCATCCGGTAAACCGCGTGCATATAGCGCTTTTCTTGGCAGGGATCAAAAAACGTTTAGGCTATAATCGCAAGTTGGGATTTTTGTTGACGGATAAATTAAAACATACTAAGCAATTAGGCGAAAAACACGAGCTGGAATACAATCTTGATCTGTTGCGTTATCTGGGGATGGAAGATTTAGATAAAAAGCTTTTTATGCCCTTGTCAGAAGAGTCAGAGGCAAAAATAGAGCGGTTGATTGTTAACGAAGGTATATACAAAGGCGAAAGATATATTGTGGTTCATCCCGGAGCAAGCTGTCCTTCTAAGATATGGCCAGTAGAGAATTTTGCTTCTGTAGCAGAAGAATTAGCCGCCAAACATAAATTTAAAGTAGTGATTGTTTCCGGAGAAAAAGACGCTTCTTTAGGAAGAGAAATAAAAGATATGATGCAGTTAAGAGCGATTAATCTCTGCGGCAGGCTTAATCTTCTGGAATTGGCAAGTTTATTAAAAAGAGCAAGCCTGTTTATCTCTAATGATTCCGGCCCGGTGCATATTGCCTGCGCGGTTGGCACGCCGGTAATTTCTATTTTTGGCAGGAATCAGCCTGGCCTGGGCCCCAAACGCTGGGGACCCTTGGGAGAAAAAAACGCCTATCTGCATAATCCTCCTGATGATTGTGCTGTTTGCCTGGCGCATAACTGCAAGAAAGGCTTTGCCTGCTTAAAGGCGATTACTGTAAGAGATGTTGTAGCTTTGGCAGAGAAGCTGATAAATTTGCAATAA
- the rfaE1 gene encoding D-glycero-beta-D-manno-heptose-7-phosphate kinase: protein MNISTLNKIISRFPKANILVVGDLILDQYIWGNVDRVSPEAPVPIVWANKRNYVPGGAANVANNVRALEGKVSLLGVVGSDLQAKTLISKLKERNINTRGIFIEDGRRTILKTRIIAGHQQVVRVDWEDAHNIKVKTRDKLQAFIQKNIKDFDAVIIEDYGKGLLDPFLLRLITQEARKNKKIVTVDPKEDNFEYYKGATCITPNRKETQNAVRYLKIKDQENKFKVYNDKLATHGDIDQAARMILQYLNLESLLVTLGEDGMFLFEKGKSRKHIPTVAQEVFDVSGAGDTVIGTFTLSLACGANKEEAAYISNFAAGIVVGKLGTAVTNRKELTKKILKHE from the coding sequence ATGAATATTTCTACCTTAAATAAGATTATTTCCAGATTCCCTAAGGCCAATATCCTGGTTGTCGGGGATTTGATCCTTGACCAGTATATCTGGGGAAATGTGGACAGGGTTTCTCCAGAGGCTCCGGTCCCGATAGTCTGGGCGAACAAGCGCAATTATGTCCCCGGAGGCGCGGCCAATGTGGCTAATAACGTGCGCGCTTTGGAGGGGAAAGTTTCCTTGCTTGGGGTTGTGGGAAGCGATTTGCAGGCCAAAACGCTTATTTCCAAGCTAAAAGAAAGAAACATTAATACAAGAGGTATTTTTATTGAAGATGGCAGGCGCACTATTTTAAAGACCCGGATCATTGCCGGGCATCAGCAGGTGGTGCGCGTGGATTGGGAAGATGCGCATAATATCAAGGTGAAGACGCGCGATAAATTGCAGGCCTTCATTCAGAAAAATATCAAGGATTTTGACGCGGTTATCATTGAAGATTATGGCAAGGGGTTGTTGGATCCCTTTCTTTTGCGGCTTATCACGCAAGAAGCGCGTAAAAATAAAAAGATCGTGACCGTTGACCCCAAAGAAGACAATTTTGAATATTATAAAGGGGCTACTTGTATCACTCCCAACAGAAAAGAAACCCAGAACGCGGTCAGGTATCTTAAGATCAAAGATCAGGAAAATAAATTTAAAGTTTATAACGATAAGCTTGCTACCCATGGGGATATTGACCAGGCCGCGAGAATGATCCTGCAATATCTTAACCTTGAATCGCTGTTAGTTACTTTGGGCGAGGACGGGATGTTTTTATTTGAAAAAGGGAAATCCCGAAAACATATACCAACGGTAGCCCAAGAAGTTTTTGATGTTTCAGGCGCCGGGGACACGGTAATTGGAACTTTTACTTTGTCTCTTGCTTGCGGGGCGAATAAAGAAGAAGCCGCCTATATTTCTAATTTCGCCGCCGGCATTGTGGTTGGGAAATTAGGCACAGCGGTAACAAATAGAAAAGAATTAACAAAAAAAATATTGAAACATGAATAG
- the kdsB gene encoding 3-deoxy-manno-octulosonate cytidylyltransferase gives MDVVGVIPARFSSTRLEGKVLADINGKPMLQYVWERAKQAKILDDLIIACDDEKILIAAESFGAKAVMTSKDHASGSDRICEVINFLDVKIVINIQGDEPMIHPMMIETVARTLLENKNVSMATLKKKIEDPEEINDPHVVKVVTDKNDFALYFSRSPIPFHAASSKIKEPFYYKHIGLYGYTKDFLFTYKNLPVSNLEAIEKLEQLRVLEEGIKIKVLETKFETIGVDTQEDLEKVKHYLNEQKN, from the coding sequence ATGGATGTTGTAGGAGTGATCCCGGCGAGGTTTTCTTCCACGCGTTTAGAGGGCAAGGTATTAGCGGATATAAACGGCAAGCCGATGCTGCAGTATGTCTGGGAGCGCGCCAAACAGGCCAAGATATTGGATGATCTTATTATTGCCTGCGATGATGAAAAGATCCTTATTGCCGCGGAGAGTTTTGGCGCCAAGGCAGTAATGACCTCCAAAGACCACGCAAGCGGCTCTGACAGGATTTGCGAAGTAATAAATTTCTTAGACGTAAAAATCGTGATAAACATTCAGGGTGATGAACCGATGATCCACCCGATGATGATAGAAACAGTGGCGCGCACTTTGTTAGAGAATAAAAATGTCTCTATGGCAACTCTGAAGAAGAAAATTGAGGATCCCGAAGAAATAAATGACCCTCATGTAGTAAAAGTGGTCACTGACAAGAATGATTTTGCTTTATATTTCTCCAGAAGCCCTATACCGTTTCATGCTGCCAGCTCTAAGATCAAGGAGCCGTTTTATTACAAGCATATCGGGCTTTACGGTTATACCAAGGATTTTCTTTTTACCTATAAGAATCTTCCGGTGTCAAATTTGGAGGCCATTGAAAAGCTTGAGCAATTAAGGGTGCTTGAAGAAGGCATCAAGATCAAAGTCCTTGAGACAAAGTTTGAGACTATCGGGGTGGACACGCAAGAGGATTTGGAGAAAGTAAAGCATTACTTAAATGAGCAAAAGAACTAA
- the kdsA gene encoding 3-deoxy-8-phosphooctulonate synthase codes for MMRQIKVGNINIGSGKMVLIAGPCVIESAKLCLDTAKRIKDITAKYNVPYIFKSSYDKANRMSVDSFRGPGIDKGLEVLAQVKSKLKIPVLSDVHCVKDMQKASRVLDIIQIPAFLCRQTDMVVAAASTGKIVNIKKGQFLAPWDIAAIIKKAESTGNKKIILTERGVCFGYNNLVMDFRSLKVMRDLGYPVIYDATHSIQLPAGKGTCSGGEREFVPGLCRAAVAFGCDGLFLEVHPNPDKALCDASSMISLQNLEFILKQTRKIEKAL; via the coding sequence CTGATGCGGCAGATAAAAGTAGGTAATATTAATATTGGCAGCGGAAAAATGGTCTTAATCGCGGGGCCATGTGTCATTGAATCCGCGAAACTGTGCCTTGATACCGCCAAAAGGATAAAGGATATTACCGCTAAATATAATGTCCCTTATATTTTCAAATCCAGCTACGACAAAGCCAACCGCATGTCGGTGGATTCTTTTAGGGGGCCGGGGATAGATAAAGGCTTGGAGGTTCTTGCGCAGGTAAAAAGTAAATTAAAGATTCCGGTTTTAAGCGATGTGCATTGCGTCAAGGACATGCAAAAAGCCTCAAGAGTGCTTGATATTATTCAGATACCGGCGTTTTTATGCCGTCAGACCGATATGGTTGTGGCGGCCGCTTCTACCGGAAAAATAGTCAATATTAAAAAGGGGCAGTTTCTCGCTCCCTGGGATATCGCGGCAATAATCAAGAAAGCCGAGTCAACTGGCAATAAAAAGATTATTTTAACCGAAAGAGGCGTTTGTTTCGGCTATAACAATTTAGTGATGGATTTTAGAAGTTTAAAAGTCATGCGCGATTTAGGGTATCCGGTGATTTATGACGCTACTCACAGTATTCAGCTTCCCGCGGGGAAAGGCACTTGTTCTGGGGGAGAGCGGGAATTTGTCCCCGGGCTTTGCCGCGCGGCAGTCGCCTTTGGCTGCGATGGGCTCTTCCTGGAAGTGCATCCTAACCCGGATAAGGCTTTGTGTGACGCTTCAAGCATGATTAGCCTGCAAAATTTAGAATTCATACTTAAACAAACAAGAAAAATAGAAAAGGCATTATGA
- a CDS encoding KpsF/GutQ family sugar-phosphate isomerase — translation MIANKIKRAKEVLDIEAKAILALRPQVNKSFQKALDILFKTRGRVVVSGMGKTGIIAQKFSATLASTGTPSLFLHLAEASHGDLGKVASFDTIVIISYSGQSSEIKQLLPLLKKIGVKIIAVTGNIKSDLAKYSDVVLDVFVKKEACPLGLAPTASTTATLAMTDALAVCLLELRGFKAKDFAFYHPGGSLGRRLLLKVADLMRTGKNNPVVDGNEKVARVLVKITQSRAGSASVVGKNGRLIGIFTDGDLRRHLETDSDLSSRKVKEVMTANPKTVPQEMLVAEAMRIIEEKKIDELPVVDKHGKPIGLLDVQDIIKAGMV, via the coding sequence ATGATTGCAAATAAAATTAAACGCGCCAAAGAAGTTTTGGATATTGAGGCTAAGGCTATTCTTGCTTTAAGGCCGCAGGTAAATAAAAGTTTTCAAAAGGCGCTGGATATATTATTTAAGACAAGAGGCAGAGTAGTAGTAAGCGGCATGGGAAAAACCGGCATTATCGCCCAGAAATTCTCCGCTACTTTAGCCTCTACCGGGACCCCGAGTTTATTTTTGCACCTGGCTGAGGCCTCGCACGGTGATTTGGGGAAGGTGGCAAGTTTTGATACCATAGTAATTATTTCTTACAGCGGGCAGAGCAGTGAAATAAAACAGCTTTTGCCTTTATTAAAGAAGATTGGGGTTAAGATAATCGCTGTTACCGGAAATATAAAATCAGACCTGGCAAAATACAGTGACGTGGTTTTGGATGTTTTTGTCAAGAAAGAGGCCTGTCCTTTAGGGTTGGCTCCTACCGCTTCTACAACCGCGACTTTAGCCATGACTGATGCCTTGGCAGTTTGTTTATTGGAGCTAAGAGGTTTTAAGGCCAAAGATTTTGCTTTTTATCATCCGGGAGGATCTTTAGGCAGAAGGCTATTATTGAAAGTGGCGGATCTTATGCGCACAGGAAAAAATAATCCGGTTGTGGATGGTAATGAGAAAGTCGCCCGGGTTTTAGTGAAGATAACCCAATCCCGCGCAGGAAGCGCTTCGGTTGTGGGGAAAAATGGCAGGCTGATCGGTATTTTTACTGATGGAGACCTGCGCCGGCACCTTGAAACCGATTCAGACCTTTCAAGCCGTAAAGTCAAAGAGGTTATGACCGCTAATCCCAAGACAGTCCCCCAAGAAATGCTTGTGGCCGAAGCCATGCGCATTATTGAAGAAAAGAAGATTGATGAGCTGCCGGTTGTAGACAAACACGGCAAGCCGATCGGGCTTTTAGATGTTCAGGATATTATAAAAGCCGGCATGGTTTGA
- a CDS encoding HAD-IIIA family hydrolase, translated as MEEFIVKKASKVKFLLLDVDGVLTDGRIIYDSKGRDSKFFDVHDGLGAYCLNRLGIKVILVSAKASRTILHRAKDMQATEVFAGTVPKTKVLDKVLKKYDVCAEEICFVGDDLVDLGVMKKVGFPVAVANACQEIKDVAVFVTSKKGGRGAVREIAELILKSQGKWEEILKIYDK; from the coding sequence ATGGAAGAATTCATTGTTAAAAAGGCAAGCAAGGTAAAGTTTCTTCTTTTGGATGTGGACGGAGTTCTTACTGACGGCCGGATCATTTATGATTCAAAGGGCAGGGATTCTAAGTTCTTTGATGTGCATGACGGGCTTGGGGCGTATTGTTTGAACAGGTTAGGCATCAAGGTCATCCTTGTTTCTGCCAAGGCCTCGCGCACTATTCTTCACCGCGCCAAAGACATGCAGGCAACAGAGGTTTTTGCCGGGACAGTCCCTAAGACAAAAGTTTTGGATAAAGTTTTAAAGAAATATGACGTTTGCGCTGAAGAAATCTGTTTTGTCGGCGATGATCTGGTGGATTTAGGGGTTATGAAGAAAGTCGGCTTTCCGGTTGCTGTTGCCAATGCCTGCCAGGAAATAAAAGATGTGGCTGTTTTTGTGACCAGTAAAAAAGGCGGCAGAGGCGCGGTCAGAGAAATAGCGGAACTTATCTTAAAATCTCAAGGTAAGTGGGAAGAAATCCTTAAAATATATGACAAATAA
- the lptC gene encoding LPS export ABC transporter periplasmic protein LptC, which translates to MTNNKHYWRIICVLSFQLSAISFQLSASFAQSQNSSGQQIGDFSLSGYGDQGKKTWEISGKSADLLENEVALQDVKGNLYGEEDNITITSKEGNFDKKEGKVKLEKDVVITTGSGAKLTTDSLEWDRKKQLVSTEDKVNIERDGIMATAMGASGQPNLNTVNLNKDVTVKLDQSTGSGKAGQVVVNCDGPLEINYEKNVAVFENKVHVIRDDTQIYCDKMEIYFLKSSSDKAAVQVKSDEPAPEDAMMVNNSKIDSLICKGNVRIVRGENVSYSDQAVYNARDKKIVLIGRPQLVLSSTDDLSMPSGK; encoded by the coding sequence ATGACAAATAATAAGCATTACTGGAGAATAATCTGTGTTTTAAGTTTTCAGCTTTCAGCTATCAGCTTTCAGCTATCAGCTTCTTTTGCCCAAAGTCAGAATAGTTCTGGCCAGCAGATCGGGGATTTTTCTTTATCCGGTTACGGCGATCAAGGCAAGAAAACATGGGAGATTTCCGGTAAATCCGCAGACCTATTGGAAAACGAAGTTGCGCTTCAGGATGTTAAGGGCAATCTTTACGGCGAAGAAGATAATATCACTATTACTTCCAAAGAGGGAAATTTCGATAAGAAAGAGGGCAAGGTAAAGCTGGAAAAGGATGTGGTGATTACTACTGGCTCCGGAGCGAAATTAACCACGGATTCCCTGGAGTGGGACAGAAAAAAACAGCTTGTTTCTACCGAAGATAAAGTCAATATAGAGCGTGACGGGATCATGGCTACCGCTATGGGTGCCAGTGGCCAGCCGAATTTAAATACAGTTAATCTGAATAAAGATGTGACCGTGAAATTGGACCAGTCTACAGGTTCAGGCAAGGCCGGACAGGTGGTTGTGAATTGTGATGGCCCTTTAGAGATAAACTATGAAAAGAACGTCGCGGTCTTTGAAAATAAGGTCCATGTCATAAGAGATGATACCCAGATATACTGCGATAAGATGGAGATATATTTCTTGAAATCATCATCTGATAAAGCCGCTGTTCAAGTCAAATCCGATGAGCCTGCTCCCGAGGATGCGATGATGGTGAATAATTCTAAAATAGACAGTTTAATCTGTAAGGGCAATGTGCGCATTGTGCGCGGAGAAAATGTTTCTTACAGCGATCAGGCTGTTTACAACGCGAGAGATAAAAAGATCGTTTTAATCGGCAGGCCCCAATTGGTGCTTTCTTCTACTGATGATTTAAGTATGCCTTCTGGAAAATAA